The proteins below are encoded in one region of Amycolatopsis magusensis:
- a CDS encoding O-antigen ligase domain-containing protein — translation MADVLETVARPVGRLPRAVGVAWTLLIINTLGSAGAKTVLPLPRSVSQLITMGCLGVAFLIALALNSKLRVRPSAYLALLSALLVSSTVASLDLEGGFGALFRCFRFALFVATLWLLTRWWDGGIELVRHHIRAYAVVLVTVVVGLVLSPGNAMPFEYGGRLTGALWPLTPPQVGQYAAIVAGLSVLLWLGGRLDRRNALCALIPSIGILLLTHTRTATLGLVAGTVVALLSQWLSSARARKVFTGLLVTGLLVVVVLGGLVQAWFLRGQSEENFSSLTGRAKVWDALLAEPRTTLEYLFGVGLTDKSYDGLPIDSSWLAVYHEQGYAGLLLVASFLLVLVVVAVLRPPSPARACAIFLITYCLSASFTEAGFGDASPYLLHLALAASLLARAPAEPKETG, via the coding sequence GTGGCTGACGTGCTGGAGACCGTGGCCCGGCCGGTCGGGCGCCTGCCCAGGGCCGTCGGCGTCGCCTGGACGCTGCTGATCATCAACACCCTGGGTTCGGCCGGGGCGAAGACGGTGCTCCCGCTGCCGAGGTCGGTCAGCCAGCTGATCACCATGGGCTGCCTCGGCGTCGCGTTCCTCATCGCGCTCGCCCTGAACAGCAAGCTGCGCGTCCGCCCCAGCGCGTACCTCGCGCTGCTCTCGGCGCTGCTGGTGTCGAGCACGGTCGCGAGCCTGGATCTCGAAGGCGGCTTCGGCGCGTTGTTCCGCTGCTTCCGGTTCGCCCTCTTCGTGGCCACCCTGTGGTTGCTGACGCGCTGGTGGGACGGCGGCATCGAGCTGGTCCGCCACCACATCCGCGCGTACGCCGTGGTGCTGGTGACGGTGGTGGTCGGCCTCGTGCTGAGCCCCGGCAACGCGATGCCGTTCGAATACGGCGGCCGGCTCACCGGGGCGCTGTGGCCGCTGACCCCGCCGCAGGTCGGCCAGTACGCGGCGATCGTCGCCGGGCTGAGCGTGCTGCTGTGGCTCGGCGGGCGGCTCGACCGGCGGAACGCGCTGTGCGCCCTCATCCCGTCGATCGGCATCCTGCTGCTGACCCACACCCGCACCGCGACGCTGGGGCTGGTGGCCGGGACGGTGGTCGCGCTGCTGTCGCAGTGGCTCTCCAGCGCCCGCGCCCGCAAGGTGTTCACCGGCCTGCTCGTCACCGGCCTGCTCGTCGTGGTGGTACTGGGCGGGCTGGTGCAGGCGTGGTTCCTGCGCGGGCAGAGCGAGGAGAACTTCTCCAGCCTGACCGGCCGCGCCAAGGTGTGGGACGCGCTGCTCGCCGAGCCGCGCACGACGCTGGAGTACCTGTTCGGCGTCGGCCTGACGGACAAGTCCTACGACGGGCTGCCGATCGACAGCAGCTGGCTCGCGGTCTACCACGAGCAGGGTTACGCCGGCCTCCTGCTCGTGGCGTCGTTCCTGCTGGTGCTGGTGGTGGTCGCGGTGCTGCGGCCGCCGTCGCCCGCCCGCGCGTGCGCGATCTTCCTGATCACCTACTGCCTGTCCGCCTCCTTCACCGAGGCGGGCTTCGGCGACGCGTCGCCGTACCTGCTGCACCTGGCACTGGCCGCGTCGCTGCTGGCCCGTGCGCCTGCCGAACCGAAGGAGACCGGGTGA
- the asnB gene encoding asparagine synthase (glutamine-hydrolyzing): MCGIAGAYHWPDGGPLTDRLTKILAHRGPDGEGRYDHRAGAGEVHLGHRRLSIIDLSETGAQPMVKDGLALTYNGELYNAPELRTRLEAGGVRFRGTSDTEVLLEAWRAWGTDGLSRLRGMFAFGVFDERSGELVLVRDQLGIKPLFLVRRGQGVVFASELKALATELGGSLTIDDTALVASLLYYWVPDSRCAFSEAEKLPPGSWARFRPNGDTDHGTFFSLRQVAEDGAADDGEFDLNAVIEDSTRKHLLSDVPVATFLSGGLDSSYLTAIAAREQPGISAYTIGFRAEDAKFEAMPDDLGYARKVAAEFGVDLHEIEIAPQVQDLLPRMTYHLDEPIGDPAAINSYLICTAAREAGVKVMLSGMGADELFAGYRKHVANQLAVRYQRVPAPVRRSIESVVDRLPVATSKRGLRTVRFAKKFLSFAELPEETAFRRSYTMYDRAEIAGLLNPDLAGAVDEVLTEHADTYHDNTLSDFVNRMCLADARLFLPGLNLAYTDRSSMAASTEVRTPFVDVEVVRAAFRLPGERKIVKRQGKMALKEAALSILPAEIVHRPKGLFSAPLRAWMSRDLAPLVHEVINEGELVKAGFLRRDALRRLAEEDASGQQDRSKHLWHILTLEFWYRGAVSARSA, encoded by the coding sequence ATGTGCGGTATCGCAGGCGCTTACCACTGGCCCGACGGGGGGCCGCTCACCGATCGGCTCACCAAGATCCTCGCCCATCGCGGACCGGACGGCGAGGGGCGGTACGACCACCGGGCCGGGGCCGGTGAAGTCCACTTGGGACACCGCAGGCTGTCGATCATCGACCTGTCGGAGACCGGTGCGCAGCCGATGGTCAAGGACGGGCTGGCGCTGACCTACAACGGGGAGCTGTACAACGCGCCGGAACTCCGCACGCGACTCGAGGCGGGCGGCGTGCGGTTCCGGGGGACGTCGGACACCGAGGTCCTGCTGGAGGCGTGGCGCGCGTGGGGCACCGACGGCCTTTCCCGGCTGCGCGGCATGTTCGCCTTCGGGGTGTTCGACGAGCGCTCGGGTGAGCTGGTGCTGGTCCGCGACCAGCTGGGCATCAAACCCCTGTTCCTGGTGCGCCGCGGCCAGGGCGTGGTGTTCGCGTCCGAGCTGAAGGCGCTGGCCACCGAACTCGGCGGGTCGCTGACCATCGACGACACCGCGCTCGTCGCCTCACTGCTGTACTACTGGGTGCCGGACAGCCGGTGCGCGTTCAGCGAAGCCGAGAAGCTGCCGCCGGGCAGCTGGGCGCGGTTCCGGCCGAACGGGGACACCGACCACGGCACCTTCTTCTCGCTGCGCCAGGTGGCCGAGGACGGCGCGGCCGACGATGGCGAGTTCGACCTCAACGCCGTCATCGAGGACTCCACGCGCAAGCACCTGCTCTCGGACGTGCCGGTCGCCACGTTCCTCTCCGGCGGGCTCGACTCCAGCTACCTGACCGCGATCGCCGCCCGCGAGCAGCCGGGGATCTCCGCCTACACCATCGGTTTCCGCGCCGAGGACGCGAAGTTCGAGGCCATGCCGGACGACCTGGGGTACGCGCGCAAGGTCGCCGCGGAGTTCGGGGTCGACCTGCACGAGATCGAGATCGCGCCGCAGGTGCAGGACCTGCTGCCGCGGATGACCTACCACCTCGACGAGCCGATCGGCGATCCGGCGGCGATCAACAGCTACCTGATCTGCACCGCGGCCCGCGAGGCCGGGGTCAAGGTGATGCTTTCGGGCATGGGTGCCGACGAGTTGTTCGCCGGGTACCGCAAGCACGTGGCGAACCAGCTCGCCGTGCGGTACCAGCGGGTGCCCGCCCCGGTGCGCCGGTCCATCGAGTCCGTTGTGGACAGACTGCCGGTGGCGACGTCGAAGCGCGGGCTCCGCACCGTCCGGTTCGCCAAGAAGTTCCTGTCGTTCGCCGAGCTGCCGGAGGAGACGGCGTTCCGGCGCAGCTACACGATGTACGACCGGGCCGAGATCGCCGGGCTGCTGAACCCGGACCTCGCCGGGGCCGTCGACGAGGTGCTCACCGAGCACGCGGACACCTACCACGACAACACGCTGTCGGATTTCGTCAACCGCATGTGCCTCGCCGACGCCCGGCTGTTCCTGCCCGGGCTCAACCTCGCCTACACCGACCGGTCCAGCATGGCGGCCTCCACCGAGGTCCGCACCCCGTTCGTCGACGTCGAGGTGGTCCGGGCCGCGTTCCGGCTGCCGGGGGAGCGCAAGATCGTGAAGCGGCAGGGGAAGATGGCGCTGAAGGAGGCCGCGCTGTCGATCCTCCCGGCCGAGATCGTGCACCGGCCGAAGGGGCTGTTCAGCGCCCCGCTGCGGGCGTGGATGAGCCGCGACCTCGCGCCGCTGGTGCACGAGGTGATCAACGAAGGCGAGCTGGTGAAAGCCGGTTTCCTGCGCCGTGACGCCCTGCGGCGGCTCGCCGAGGAGGACGCCTCCGGGCAGCAGGACCGCAGCAAACACCTCTGGCACATCCTGACCCTCGAATTCTGGTACCGCGGCGCCGTTTCGGCCCGCTCCGCATAA
- a CDS encoding right-handed parallel beta-helix repeat-containing protein, protein MNSRPRRLVRAALPVLFGPLLLLACTAGPDGEAGPGSDPAQAPAGAVAQVCDKLPPGPAEAPAGAVKIDPAVTGDLAAKTRSSPAGTTFWLAPGTHRLGDDRYDQVNPKPGSTYIGGPDAVLDGRGINQYAFSGDAADVKLQHLVVQGFAAPHDEGVVNHDSADGWVIEHSAVQDNDGAALMAGTRQQVRGNCLRRNGQYGMNAYSSGNKITGLVVEGNEITGNNTGDWEARIDGCGCTGGIKFWSVDGADVRGNWVHGNRGTGLWADTNNNDFLFEGNLIEGNDSAALVYETSYNAVIRTNTIRGNNRADGRDYVDRGDSFPVASVYISESGGEPRVPARTDKVEIAGNSFENNWNGITLWENSDRFCNSAANTSSGSCTRLVPEPGQCAQPGIAAGPLHADCRWKTQRVEVHHNRFVLDPAVAGCEEGCARMAMLANFGTFPAWSPYQGEVVQDAITFEQHNRFHHNTYAGPWTFVAFEPSRVLGFGEWQGAPYKQDEGSQFSRTGGG, encoded by the coding sequence GTGAACAGCCGACCGCGTCGCCTCGTCCGGGCAGCACTACCGGTGCTGTTCGGCCCCCTGCTGCTCCTGGCCTGCACCGCCGGACCGGACGGCGAGGCAGGGCCGGGATCCGACCCCGCGCAGGCACCGGCCGGCGCGGTCGCGCAGGTGTGTGACAAGCTCCCGCCCGGCCCGGCGGAAGCACCGGCGGGAGCGGTGAAGATCGACCCGGCCGTCACGGGCGATCTCGCGGCCAAGACGCGGTCCAGCCCCGCGGGCACGACGTTCTGGCTGGCTCCCGGCACGCACCGGCTCGGCGACGACCGCTACGACCAGGTCAACCCGAAACCGGGCAGCACCTACATCGGTGGTCCGGACGCCGTGCTCGACGGCCGCGGGATCAACCAGTACGCCTTCTCCGGCGACGCCGCCGACGTCAAGCTCCAGCACCTCGTCGTGCAGGGCTTCGCCGCACCCCACGACGAGGGCGTGGTCAACCACGACTCGGCCGACGGCTGGGTCATCGAGCACAGCGCCGTGCAGGACAACGACGGCGCGGCGCTGATGGCGGGCACGCGCCAGCAGGTACGGGGCAACTGCCTGCGGCGCAACGGCCAATACGGGATGAACGCCTATTCGTCCGGCAACAAGATCACCGGGCTCGTCGTCGAGGGCAACGAGATCACCGGCAACAACACCGGCGACTGGGAAGCCAGGATCGACGGCTGCGGCTGCACCGGCGGGATCAAGTTCTGGTCGGTCGACGGAGCCGACGTCCGCGGCAACTGGGTGCACGGCAACCGGGGAACCGGGCTCTGGGCCGACACGAACAACAACGACTTCCTCTTCGAGGGCAACCTCATCGAGGGCAACGACAGTGCCGCACTGGTGTACGAGACCAGCTACAACGCGGTCATCCGCACCAACACCATCCGGGGCAACAACCGGGCGGACGGCCGGGACTACGTCGACCGCGGTGACAGCTTCCCGGTCGCTTCGGTGTACATCAGCGAATCCGGTGGCGAGCCGAGGGTGCCCGCGCGCACGGACAAGGTAGAGATCGCCGGGAACTCGTTCGAAAACAACTGGAACGGGATCACCCTGTGGGAGAACTCCGACCGGTTCTGCAACAGCGCGGCCAACACCTCCTCCGGGTCGTGCACGCGGCTGGTGCCCGAGCCGGGCCAGTGCGCGCAGCCGGGTATCGCGGCGGGCCCGCTGCACGCCGACTGCCGGTGGAAGACGCAACGCGTGGAGGTCCACCACAACCGGTTCGTGCTCGACCCCGCCGTCGCCGGCTGCGAGGAAGGCTGCGCGCGGATGGCGATGCTGGCGAACTTCGGCACCTTCCCGGCCTGGTCGCCGTACCAGGGCGAGGTGGTGCAGGACGCGATCACCTTCGAGCAGCACAACCGGTTCCACCACAACACCTACGCCGGGCCGTGGACCTTCGTCGCCTTCGAGCCGAGCCGCGTGCTGGGCTTCGGCGAGTGGCAGGGCGCGCCCTACAAGCAGGACGAGGGCAGTCAGTTCAGCCGGACCGGCGGTGGCTGA
- a CDS encoding glycosyltransferase, with amino-acid sequence MKVLVVHNRYRAEQPSGENNVVDQEVALLAGAGHEVGLFERRSDEIAGMSLPRKAVLPLKVPWNRAVRAELARRLHDDRPDVVHLHNTFPLLSPSVLAACADAGVPAVATLHNYTQICAPGTLYRDGHVCTDCVGRAPVPAVRHGCYRGSALATVPVAASLVLNRKRWWSGVSRFFCISGAQRETLVAAGMPAERLVVKHNFVEDPGKTRTGAGEHVLFLGRITAEKGAGLLMAAWDRLGGIGLPLVIAGAGPMQEEVGRWAHGRADVSYLGLRSKQECRDLIARANTVVAPSTWLETFGLVIVEAMAAGVPTVAAAHGAFRELVEDGVTGLLHEPGDPSSLADRLREATGDRNQEMGRAARLAYEKDFTPEVGLDRLVGGYRAAMGVPAE; translated from the coding sequence GTGAAGGTGCTCGTGGTCCACAACCGCTACCGGGCCGAACAGCCGAGCGGGGAGAACAACGTCGTCGACCAGGAGGTCGCGCTGCTGGCCGGAGCCGGGCACGAGGTCGGCCTGTTCGAACGGCGCAGCGACGAGATCGCCGGGATGTCGCTGCCACGCAAGGCCGTCCTTCCGCTGAAGGTGCCGTGGAACCGCGCGGTGCGCGCGGAACTCGCGCGGCGCCTGCACGACGACCGGCCGGACGTCGTGCACCTCCACAACACGTTCCCGCTGCTTTCGCCGTCGGTGCTGGCCGCGTGCGCCGACGCCGGGGTCCCGGCCGTCGCGACGCTGCACAACTACACGCAGATCTGCGCGCCTGGCACGCTGTACCGCGACGGGCACGTGTGCACCGACTGCGTGGGGCGCGCACCCGTTCCGGCGGTGCGGCACGGGTGCTACCGCGGTTCGGCGCTCGCGACCGTGCCGGTGGCGGCGAGCCTGGTGCTCAACCGGAAGCGCTGGTGGTCCGGGGTCTCGCGGTTCTTCTGCATCTCGGGGGCGCAGCGCGAGACCCTCGTCGCCGCCGGGATGCCCGCCGAGCGGCTCGTGGTGAAGCACAACTTCGTGGAGGATCCGGGGAAGACGCGCACGGGGGCGGGGGAGCACGTGCTGTTCCTCGGCCGGATCACCGCCGAGAAGGGCGCCGGACTGCTGATGGCCGCCTGGGACCGGCTCGGCGGGATCGGCCTGCCGCTGGTGATCGCGGGCGCCGGGCCGATGCAGGAGGAGGTGGGCCGCTGGGCGCACGGCCGGGCCGACGTGTCGTACCTCGGACTGCGGTCCAAACAGGAATGCCGCGACCTGATCGCCCGCGCGAACACCGTCGTCGCCCCCTCGACCTGGCTGGAGACGTTCGGCCTGGTCATCGTCGAGGCGATGGCCGCGGGCGTGCCGACGGTCGCCGCCGCGCACGGCGCGTTCCGCGAACTCGTCGAGGACGGCGTCACCGGGCTGCTGCACGAACCCGGCGACCCGTCGTCGCTCGCGGATCGGCTGCGGGAAGCGACCGGCGACCGGAACCAGGAGATGGGCCGGGCGGCCCGGCTGGCTTACGAGAAGGATTTCACCCCGGAGGTCGGCCTGGACCGGCTGGTCGGCGGATATCGTGCGGCGATGGGAGTACCGGCCGAGTGA
- a CDS encoding heparinase II/III family protein, which yields MELSWYLRRLSRMDPAEIAGRVTDAVRKRRWRRVAGERAVWLPDRRFAPLGEGALTAVSGDAVKALLATADRLMDGHAEFFGVERHDLVTPDWSHDPKTGRRAPSDVYSFDIPYRDEAAVGDIKQLWEPSRHQHLTVLAAAYALTGEDRYAERVAAHLDSWWAANPPLRGVHWVSGIELGIRLLSWVWVRRLLDGWARVPLLFEDNPVALNQLWHHQRWLAAFGSRGSSANNHVIAEDAGQLAAACAFDWFPESARWRASALASLDKMLRHNTFDSGVNRELATEYHGLVLELGLAGALEATAAGVAVPASTWRVLLRKTDALAAMVDDELRPPRQGDADDGLGLVVDGAETSRWASLLNTGEVLFGRLDWWPGAGAPDVRTPLFAALASDIPVDVRRPVHRPGDFADAGMTILRDGDLWCRCDGGPHGFLSIAAHAHADALSVEVRHGGVDILADPGTYCYHGEPKWRTYFRSTAAHNTLELGGTDQSVSGGPFLWTRHATTRVLAVDTPSRWSAEHDGYAPAIHRRTVELADSKLHILDEVRSGEALPARLAFHFGPAVEVVLSETTATLSWTVDGRDRGASVDLPPQLTWSAHRGELTPPLGWYSAGFGRREPTWTLLGTGTAESTLTTVLTFDRIGEDPPL from the coding sequence ATGGAGCTGAGCTGGTACCTGCGGCGACTGTCCAGAATGGACCCCGCCGAAATCGCGGGCCGCGTCACCGACGCGGTGCGCAAGCGCCGCTGGCGCCGGGTCGCGGGGGAGCGGGCGGTCTGGCTGCCGGACCGGCGCTTCGCTCCGCTCGGCGAGGGCGCCCTCACGGCGGTCTCCGGTGACGCGGTGAAGGCCCTGCTCGCCACCGCGGATCGGCTGATGGACGGGCACGCCGAGTTCTTCGGCGTCGAGCGCCACGACCTGGTCACGCCGGACTGGTCCCACGACCCGAAAACGGGCCGCCGTGCACCGTCCGATGTGTACTCCTTCGACATCCCGTACCGCGACGAGGCGGCCGTCGGCGACATCAAGCAGCTCTGGGAACCGTCCCGGCACCAGCACCTGACCGTGCTGGCCGCCGCGTACGCGCTGACCGGCGAGGACCGGTACGCCGAGCGCGTCGCCGCGCACCTGGACTCCTGGTGGGCGGCCAATCCGCCGCTGCGCGGGGTGCACTGGGTGAGCGGGATCGAACTCGGCATCCGGCTGCTGTCCTGGGTGTGGGTGCGGCGGCTGCTCGACGGCTGGGCGCGGGTGCCACTGCTGTTCGAGGACAACCCGGTGGCGCTGAACCAGCTCTGGCACCACCAGCGCTGGCTGGCGGCGTTCGGCAGCCGGGGTTCGTCGGCGAACAACCACGTGATCGCCGAGGACGCCGGGCAGCTCGCCGCCGCGTGCGCGTTCGACTGGTTCCCGGAATCGGCGCGGTGGCGCGCGTCGGCCCTGGCTTCGCTGGACAAGATGTTGCGGCACAACACCTTCGACTCGGGTGTCAACCGCGAGCTGGCGACCGAGTACCACGGGCTGGTGCTGGAGCTGGGCCTCGCCGGGGCGCTGGAGGCGACGGCCGCCGGAGTCGCCGTTCCCGCGTCGACCTGGCGGGTGCTGCTCCGCAAGACCGACGCGCTGGCGGCCATGGTGGACGACGAGCTGCGCCCGCCGAGGCAGGGCGACGCGGACGACGGGCTGGGGCTGGTCGTGGACGGCGCCGAGACCAGCCGCTGGGCCTCGCTGCTCAACACCGGCGAAGTCCTTTTCGGACGGCTGGACTGGTGGCCGGGGGCCGGTGCCCCGGACGTGCGGACGCCGCTGTTCGCCGCGCTCGCCAGTGACATCCCCGTGGACGTGCGGCGCCCGGTCCACCGCCCCGGCGACTTCGCCGACGCGGGGATGACCATCCTGCGCGACGGTGACCTCTGGTGCCGCTGCGACGGCGGGCCGCACGGGTTCCTGTCCATCGCCGCCCACGCGCACGCGGACGCGCTGTCGGTCGAGGTCCGCCACGGTGGCGTCGACATCCTGGCCGATCCGGGCACCTACTGCTACCACGGCGAACCGAAGTGGCGGACGTACTTCCGGTCCACGGCCGCGCACAACACCCTCGAACTCGGCGGCACCGACCAGTCCGTCTCCGGCGGCCCGTTCCTCTGGACGCGGCACGCCACCACCCGGGTGCTCGCGGTGGACACGCCCTCACGGTGGAGCGCGGAACACGACGGTTACGCACCCGCGATCCACCGGCGCACGGTGGAACTGGCGGACTCGAAGCTGCACATCCTCGACGAGGTCCGCTCCGGTGAAGCGCTGCCCGCCCGGCTCGCGTTCCACTTCGGCCCCGCCGTCGAGGTGGTGCTTTCCGAGACGACGGCGACGCTGTCCTGGACGGTCGACGGCCGGGACCGCGGGGCCTCGGTGGACTTGCCACCGCAACTGACGTGGTCGGCCCACCGTGGTGAGCTCACCCCGCCGCTCGGCTGGTACTCGGCCGGGTTCGGCCGCCGCGAACCCACGTGGACCCTGCTCGGCACCGGAACCGCCGAAAGCACGCTGACCACCGTCCTCACCTTCGACCGTATCGGTGAGGACCCTCCGTTGTGA
- a CDS encoding phosphatase PAP2 family protein, producing MITSPPALPPQSRTSLSVLGAFGFLVALVLGLWYAGTSGTTGPDAVLYSVFDRAEGLARQWAIVIDFAGEPVGAVVVFLALGLACLLFRRPRTAILMVVSCGVTIALTTGLKPLTGRLIHGEFLSFPSGHTAFLVTVAAVTGLLVIDVRGLGPRAGAWVLAGLVVLAGLAMGWSQVVLRAHYPTDVLAGLGVALAVLPPTGRLIDRLTTP from the coding sequence GTGATCACCAGTCCGCCCGCGCTGCCGCCGCAGTCCAGGACCTCGTTGTCGGTACTGGGCGCGTTCGGTTTCCTCGTCGCGCTCGTGCTCGGCCTGTGGTACGCCGGGACATCCGGCACCACCGGGCCGGACGCGGTCCTGTACTCGGTGTTCGACCGGGCGGAGGGGCTGGCCCGGCAGTGGGCGATCGTCATCGACTTCGCCGGAGAGCCGGTGGGCGCGGTGGTGGTGTTCCTGGCGCTCGGCCTCGCGTGCCTGCTGTTCCGGCGGCCGCGGACGGCGATCCTGATGGTGGTGTCCTGCGGGGTGACGATCGCGCTGACCACCGGCCTGAAACCGCTGACCGGCCGCCTGATCCACGGCGAGTTCCTGTCCTTCCCCAGCGGGCACACCGCGTTCCTGGTCACCGTCGCGGCGGTGACCGGGCTGCTGGTGATCGACGTCCGCGGGCTGGGCCCGCGGGCCGGGGCGTGGGTGCTCGCCGGGCTGGTCGTACTGGCCGGGCTGGCGATGGGGTGGTCGCAGGTGGTGTTGCGGGCGCACTACCCGACCGACGTCCTCGCCGGGCTGGGGGTCGCGCTGGCCGTGCTCCCGCCGACCGGACGACTGATCGACCGGCTCACCACCCCCTGA
- a CDS encoding bi-domain-containing oxidoreductase, with protein MKQVVQNYKSGELALLDVSAPAGKPGGVLVRTAYSLISTGTELMKVSEASLSLVGKAKARPDQVAKVVRSVSANGLAATYRKAMNKLDSYTPLGYSLCGVVEEVGAGIDDVAVGDLVACAGNEHALHAEVNWVPKNLYTRVPGGVDPRHAAFGTVGSIAMQGVRRGEPQLGDVALVIGLGLIGQLVVQLLVATGVRVLGVDPDPARCELAESLGALRCGDPGSGVVGTAVAEVTGGHGVDQVYLAAGGNTNEPVELAAKLSRDRGRVVDIGKCSLNLPWNAYYEKELDVRFSRSYGPGRYDPEYELGGRDYPIGQVRWTERRNLECVVDLMHRGRLDVEPLISHVAAFSDAVDTYRKLNEGELKAVAVLFEYEQRAGGPAEHAVTSVSVPRQVTTRAVPQGDGVKVAFVGAGNYASSMLLPHLAGMAGVDLSDVVTTSALSGANAKRKFGFTRASTELGRVLDDPSVDAVFIVTRHSSHAELTRRALLAGKAVFVEKPLALSEKELELVLGAIEESGNNRLQVGFNRRFAPLLTEAVRNFGPRIGPASVRYLVNAGRLDANSWYNQSDEEGSRFAGEGGHFIDTVSWLLGTDPVSVYATATPGHQDLQILLRYPDGSTASIAYTTSGSPAFPKETIDVTADGKVLKFDDFARASVFGHKKWASSRLPQGRDKGQAAELDAFVTAVRTGVSMPVPVESLVSTTLATFAVGRSLETGGPVRIGTGDA; from the coding sequence GTGAAGCAGGTAGTGCAGAACTACAAGAGCGGGGAGCTGGCGCTCCTCGACGTTTCGGCCCCGGCGGGCAAACCGGGCGGGGTGCTGGTCCGCACCGCCTACTCGCTGATCTCCACCGGCACCGAGCTGATGAAGGTGTCCGAAGCGAGCCTTTCGCTGGTCGGCAAGGCGAAGGCGCGCCCGGACCAGGTCGCGAAGGTGGTGCGGAGCGTCTCGGCCAACGGGCTGGCGGCCACCTACCGCAAGGCGATGAACAAGCTCGACTCCTACACCCCGCTGGGGTATTCCCTGTGCGGTGTCGTCGAAGAGGTCGGCGCCGGCATCGACGACGTGGCGGTCGGGGACCTGGTGGCCTGCGCGGGGAACGAGCACGCGCTGCACGCGGAAGTGAACTGGGTGCCCAAGAACCTCTACACGCGGGTGCCCGGTGGCGTCGATCCCCGGCACGCCGCGTTCGGCACGGTCGGCTCGATCGCGATGCAGGGTGTCCGGCGTGGTGAACCCCAGCTCGGCGACGTCGCACTGGTCATCGGGCTCGGCCTGATCGGCCAGCTGGTGGTCCAGCTGCTCGTCGCCACCGGTGTGCGGGTGCTCGGTGTCGATCCCGACCCCGCCCGGTGCGAGCTGGCCGAGTCACTGGGCGCGCTCAGGTGCGGCGATCCGGGTTCGGGGGTGGTCGGCACCGCGGTCGCGGAGGTCACCGGCGGGCACGGCGTCGACCAGGTCTACCTCGCCGCCGGTGGCAACACGAACGAGCCGGTGGAGCTGGCCGCGAAGCTGAGCCGCGACCGCGGCCGGGTGGTCGACATCGGCAAGTGCTCGCTGAACCTGCCGTGGAACGCCTACTACGAGAAGGAGCTCGACGTCCGGTTCTCCCGTTCGTACGGGCCCGGCCGCTACGACCCGGAGTACGAGCTCGGCGGCCGCGACTACCCGATCGGCCAGGTCCGCTGGACCGAGCGGCGCAACCTCGAATGCGTCGTCGACCTGATGCACCGCGGCCGGCTCGACGTCGAGCCGCTGATCTCGCACGTCGCGGCGTTCTCCGATGCCGTGGACACCTACCGGAAGCTGAACGAGGGCGAGCTGAAGGCCGTCGCCGTGTTGTTCGAGTACGAGCAGCGCGCCGGCGGCCCGGCGGAGCACGCCGTCACCTCGGTGTCCGTGCCGCGGCAGGTGACGACCCGTGCGGTGCCCCAGGGTGACGGCGTGAAGGTCGCGTTCGTCGGCGCGGGCAACTACGCGTCCTCGATGCTGCTGCCGCACCTGGCCGGGATGGCGGGCGTCGACCTCTCCGACGTCGTCACCACCTCCGCGCTCTCGGGGGCGAACGCCAAGCGCAAGTTCGGCTTCACCCGCGCGTCCACCGAGCTCGGCCGGGTGCTCGACGACCCCTCGGTGGACGCGGTCTTCATCGTGACCCGGCACAGCTCGCACGCCGAGCTGACGCGGCGCGCGCTGCTCGCGGGCAAGGCCGTCTTCGTCGAGAAGCCGCTGGCGCTGTCGGAAAAGGAACTCGAACTCGTGCTCGGCGCGATCGAGGAGTCCGGCAACAACCGGCTGCAGGTCGGCTTCAACCGCCGGTTCGCGCCCCTGCTGACCGAGGCGGTGCGCAACTTCGGGCCGCGCATCGGCCCGGCGTCGGTGCGGTACCTGGTCAACGCCGGACGGCTGGACGCGAACAGCTGGTACAACCAGTCCGACGAAGAGGGCTCGCGGTTCGCCGGTGAGGGCGGGCACTTCATCGACACCGTCAGCTGGCTGCTCGGGACCGATCCGGTCTCGGTGTACGCCACCGCCACGCCCGGGCACCAGGACCTGCAGATCCTGCTGCGCTACCCGGACGGCTCGACCGCGTCGATCGCCTACACCACCAGCGGTTCACCGGCCTTCCCCAAGGAAACGATCGACGTCACCGCCGACGGCAAGGTGCTGAAGTTCGACGACTTCGCGCGGGCGTCGGTGTTCGGCCACAAGAAGTGGGCGAGTTCCCGCCTGCCCCAGGGCCGCGACAAGGGACAGGCGGCCGAGCTGGACGCCTTCGTCACCGCGGTGCGGACCGGGGTCTCGATGCCGGTGCCGGTCGAGTCGCTGGTCTCGACGACGCTGGCCACCTTCGCGGTCGGCCGCAGCCTGGAGACCGGCGGGCCGGTGCGGATCGGCACTGGGGACGCCTGA